A DNA window from SAR324 cluster bacterium contains the following coding sequences:
- a CDS encoding FadR/GntR family transcriptional regulator — translation MQIPKSLPNRRYNQITRQLIESIQVGEYPVGDKLPPERELAEKLNVSRTTLREAFIALELMRYVDIRIGSGIYVLPEAAREVENSPKLQHDPGPSDQLEIRRLIEGHLAYKAALNAEEKDIQKLQELLELMDQHKRDAARFEKFDQQFHLAIAKASGNVLGPNLVKWIWNLREAEMFFSWFSKTRSESYRQRTVRDHERILKGISMRMPDVAMTAMQQHIDVIRERFFDQNI, via the coding sequence ATGCAGATACCCAAGTCTCTACCCAACCGACGCTACAACCAGATCACTCGACAGCTGATTGAGTCCATCCAGGTTGGGGAGTATCCTGTCGGTGACAAGCTGCCTCCTGAGAGGGAACTGGCTGAAAAGTTGAACGTCAGTCGGACAACTCTGCGTGAGGCTTTTATTGCTTTGGAGTTGATGCGGTATGTGGACATCCGCATTGGTTCAGGGATTTATGTGTTGCCGGAAGCAGCGCGTGAGGTCGAGAATAGTCCGAAGTTACAGCATGATCCAGGTCCTTCAGATCAACTCGAAATCCGCCGATTGATCGAGGGGCATTTGGCATACAAAGCTGCGCTCAATGCAGAGGAAAAGGACATTCAGAAATTGCAAGAATTGCTTGAGCTGATGGATCAACACAAGAGGGATGCTGCCAGGTTTGAGAAATTTGATCAGCAGTTCCATCTAGCCATTGCCAAAGCTTCTGGAAATGTCTTGGGACCCAATTTGGTTAAATGGATTTGGAACTTGAGAGAAGCAGAAATGTTCTTCAGTTGGTTTTCAAAAACGCGATCTGAGAGTTACCGCCAAAGAACCGTTCGTGATCATGAAAGGATCCTAAAAGGCATTTCGATGCGTATGCCTGATGTGGCCATGACAGCCATGCAGCAGCATATTGATGTCATTCGCGAAAGGTTCTTTGATCAAAACATTTGA
- a CDS encoding sulfatase-like hydrolase/transferase, whose protein sequence is MKKDLPNILWYCTDQQRYDTIGALNNPHVITPNIDRLVQRGTAFTKNYCQSPICTPSRASFLTGCYPNAIRAPRNGNFTYAAQYPLISKVLSDHGYDCGLVGKLHLASSFQRVEPRVDDGYRFFKWSHAPRDDWQGGHDYADWVHQKGGVLKELVKDIQGISPEFHQTTWGTDRAIDFIQEKRQGPWFLSINVYDPHPPFNPPQQYRDLFDPKKMPDPLFRESDLVQQKILEPIDFQSKVRRPEDLDICDPILPRTPTTDSVRGAEPSPGAKDAWTLKAAYYAMIKLIDDQFGRLVDYLESTNQLENTLIIYATDHGESLGDHGLIEKGCRFFDGLVRVPLIFSWPGQVKSNLQSDALVELIDITPTLLEVCGIEQPNYMQGKSLWPIISGSAKPDFHKPHIRSEFFDALNQPYHSRATMLRDERYKLVMYHGISLGELYDLVQDPGEFDNLWDDQDHSEIKQQMIIKSFDASMQAIDLGPECIGPM, encoded by the coding sequence ATGAAAAAAGATTTACCAAATATCCTCTGGTACTGCACAGATCAGCAACGCTACGACACCATTGGTGCCTTGAACAATCCTCATGTAATCACACCAAATATTGATCGCTTGGTTCAACGGGGTACAGCTTTCACAAAGAACTATTGCCAGTCCCCTATCTGCACTCCCAGCCGTGCAAGCTTCCTAACGGGTTGTTATCCAAATGCGATACGAGCCCCGCGTAATGGCAATTTTACCTACGCAGCTCAATACCCACTTATATCAAAAGTTCTTAGTGATCATGGCTATGACTGTGGGCTAGTGGGTAAACTACACTTGGCTAGTTCTTTCCAACGTGTGGAGCCGAGAGTTGATGACGGATACCGTTTCTTCAAGTGGAGTCATGCACCTCGTGATGACTGGCAAGGAGGTCATGACTATGCCGATTGGGTCCACCAAAAAGGGGGAGTACTAAAAGAGTTGGTGAAGGATATTCAGGGAATTTCACCGGAGTTTCACCAAACCACCTGGGGAACCGACCGAGCCATTGATTTTATTCAGGAGAAGCGTCAAGGGCCTTGGTTTCTGAGCATCAATGTCTATGATCCTCATCCTCCCTTCAACCCACCTCAGCAGTATCGTGATCTCTTTGATCCTAAGAAGATGCCCGATCCCCTCTTTCGTGAGTCAGATCTAGTCCAGCAGAAGATTTTGGAGCCCATCGACTTCCAATCGAAGGTTCGACGCCCAGAGGATCTGGATATTTGTGATCCAATCTTACCAAGAACGCCAACCACAGACAGCGTTCGGGGAGCAGAACCTTCACCTGGAGCCAAGGACGCTTGGACCCTCAAGGCTGCTTATTATGCAATGATTAAATTGATCGATGACCAATTCGGTCGTTTAGTAGATTACCTTGAATCAACGAATCAACTGGAAAATACACTGATCATCTACGCCACAGATCATGGAGAATCTCTTGGAGACCATGGGCTGATTGAAAAGGGGTGCCGATTCTTTGATGGGCTGGTACGCGTTCCATTGATTTTTTCATGGCCAGGGCAAGTAAAGAGCAATCTGCAAAGTGATGCGCTGGTGGAACTAATTGACATCACACCGACCTTACTGGAGGTGTGTGGGATCGAACAGCCCAACTACATGCAGGGGAAATCTCTCTGGCCAATCATCTCAGGTTCGGCAAAACCAGATTTTCACAAGCCCCATATTCGCAGCGAGTTCTTTGACGCCCTCAATCAACCCTACCATTCGCGGGCAACCATGCTCAGGGATGAACGCTACAAGCTAGTGATGTATCATGGAATCAGTCTTGGAGAACTCTATGATTTGGTTCAGGATCCTGGTGAGTTTGATAACCTTTGGGACGACCAAGATCATTCAGAAATTAAACAACAAATGATCATCAAAAGTTTTGACGCCTCAATGCAAGCCATTGATCTGGGCCCAGAATGCATTGGCCCGATGTAG
- a CDS encoding sulfatase-like hydrolase/transferase: protein MSRPNILIITTDQHRGDCYGFEGRKVKTPHIDQLAAEGTRFQHCITPSAMCQPARASMLTGLYPLTHGVVDNGIDLPTETGDKGFAGQLGRNGYHTAFIGKAHFSSYNTFSPTGTPECHQSSPNFSDDWNGPYMGFEEAQLLVLGHELKEMASAPKGLHYERWLRRDGQDQKKLDLYGTKLPPDVGAIQTWNSAMPVAWHHSSWIGDRVIDYLGRHDEQKPFCLWASFSDPHMPFDCPEPWSRLHHPEEVDLPPFRKRELHKRPWWHQAYVEDRSVDPELDVAIYDHEQSLHRLPKRNGRARNYKDTEFQLRHTIANYYGMISLIDHNVGRILNALDEQGLAENTVVLFTSDHGDWLGDHGMMLKGPMFYEGLLRVAMILRGPGIPEGQISQEPVSNTDIAASALDWAGVSPEQAPHGQSLKALIDQPSATRDFAFGEWDLNPQNWGLDLKLRVVRTTRHKMTMEMNSGAGELYDLQEDPYETTNLFEQESKLKKEFEDMIRSRPNDQIREALVPSGLH from the coding sequence ATGAGCAGACCAAACATTTTGATCATCACCACCGATCAGCATCGCGGTGATTGTTATGGATTTGAGGGACGTAAAGTCAAAACACCCCATATCGATCAATTAGCCGCAGAGGGGACACGATTTCAACACTGCATCACCCCAAGTGCGATGTGTCAGCCAGCTCGTGCAAGTATGCTAACGGGCCTCTACCCACTCACCCATGGAGTGGTGGATAATGGGATCGATCTTCCTACTGAGACTGGAGATAAGGGCTTTGCTGGTCAGCTTGGTCGAAACGGCTACCACACTGCATTTATTGGGAAAGCTCATTTCTCTTCTTACAACACTTTTTCCCCAACAGGTACTCCAGAGTGCCATCAAAGCTCTCCAAACTTCTCAGATGATTGGAATGGGCCCTACATGGGATTTGAAGAAGCCCAGTTGCTGGTGTTAGGTCATGAATTAAAAGAGATGGCCAGTGCCCCCAAAGGTCTACACTACGAACGCTGGCTACGGAGAGATGGCCAGGATCAGAAAAAACTGGATCTCTATGGAACCAAGCTTCCACCTGACGTTGGTGCCATCCAGACCTGGAACTCAGCAATGCCTGTCGCCTGGCATCATTCAAGTTGGATCGGAGACCGAGTTATCGATTATCTGGGCCGACATGATGAGCAAAAGCCTTTCTGTCTCTGGGCTTCTTTCTCAGACCCGCACATGCCCTTTGACTGTCCAGAGCCTTGGTCCCGACTTCACCATCCTGAAGAAGTGGATTTGCCGCCGTTCCGAAAGAGGGAACTGCACAAACGTCCCTGGTGGCACCAAGCCTATGTGGAAGATCGCTCCGTCGATCCAGAATTGGATGTGGCCATCTATGATCACGAGCAATCCCTCCATCGTTTGCCGAAGCGCAATGGTCGAGCTAGAAACTACAAAGATACAGAATTTCAACTCAGACATACGATTGCCAACTACTACGGTATGATTTCATTGATTGATCACAACGTGGGCCGGATTCTCAATGCACTGGATGAGCAGGGATTAGCAGAGAACACCGTAGTACTGTTTACCTCAGACCATGGGGATTGGCTGGGTGATCATGGGATGATGCTGAAGGGCCCGATGTTCTATGAAGGACTACTTAGAGTAGCTATGATCCTTAGGGGACCAGGAATTCCTGAAGGGCAGATTTCACAAGAACCTGTTTCAAATACTGACATCGCTGCTTCTGCCTTGGATTGGGCTGGTGTCAGTCCTGAGCAAGCTCCTCACGGCCAAAGCCTGAAAGCATTGATTGATCAACCTTCAGCAACTCGAGATTTTGCCTTCGGGGAATGGGATCTCAATCCACAAAATTGGGGGTTGGACCTTAAATTGCGGGTTGTGCGAACAACTCGTCACAAGATGACCATGGAAATGAACTCAGGTGCTGGGGAACTCTATGACCTGCAAGAAGATCCTTATGAAACCACCAACTTGTTTGAACAAGAGAGCAAGTTGAAAAAAGAATTTGAGGATATGATTCGCTCCAGACCGAATGATCAAATCCGTGAAGCATTGGTACCTTCCGGACTGCATTGA